A window of Pullulanibacillus sp. KACC 23026 genomic DNA:
GAACGGTCGGTGGCCTGATTCTCAACCGCTGGGTTCCACCAACGATCATAATGAACAACGTGGTTCGCTGCCGTTAAATTGAGCCCAAATCCCCCGGCTTTCAGGGACAAAATAAAGATCGCCGGACCATTTTTCGTTGATTGAAAGCGATGGATCATAGCCTCGCGCCGCTTGACGTCAACGCCTCCATACAAGAATGAGATGGGGACTTCAGGGAAATGCTGACTCAATTCCGCCTCAAGCAAATGCCCCATTTTAACGTATTGAGTAAAAATTAAGATGCTTTCTTGGCGCTTTAATATATCAGGAAGCAATTGAAATAAAGCATCCAGCTTCCCTGAGTGTCCTCTCTGTTCAATTTCCTTCGTGATAAGGTCAGGATGATTACAGACCTGCTTCAAACGAGTCAAAGTTGATAAAATCAAGCCACGGCGCTCCATTCCATGAACCGTTTTAACCCGTTCCATTAAGCGATCAACGACGGATTGATAAAGCGAGGCTTGAGCTTCTGTAAGATGACAATAAATATTTTCTTCTCTTTTACCCGGAAGGTCCTGAATGACGGTTTTATCCGTTTTTTCTCTTCTTAATAAAAATGGGTGAATCAAACGCTTAAGAAGAGTGGAGCGATCGTTATCTTTTCTTTTTTCTATTGGATTAATAAAGCCTCTGCGAAAACCCGCCAAAGAACCTAAATAGCCTGGATTTATGAAATCCATAATCGACCAAAGCTCTTCCAAGCGATTCTCGATCGGTGTCCCTGTTAAAGCAAGCTTATGATGAGCCCTATATTGTTTCAGGACACGGCTTTTCTGAGAAGCTGGGTTTTTGATCGCCTGAGCCTCGTCTAAAATAATTGCCGACCATTCACGGGCCCCTAATGAGTCGACATCTTTTACAGATAATGTATAACTTGTAATCACCACATCAATTTGGTCAAGCTCTGTGATAAGATCTGCCTCATTATGCCGGTTCCCGCCGTGGTGAAGCAATGTCTGAAGCTGCGGTGCAAATTGCTTGAGCTCTCTTCGCCAATTCCCCATCACTGAAGTCGGACACACAATCAAAGCTGGCAAAGACACTTTTTCTTCCTTTAACTTTGATAAATAAGCAATGGTTTGAATGGTCTTTCCAAGTCCCATATCGTCAGCCAAGCATCCCCCGACTCCTTTGGTTCTTAGATTCCATAGCCATGCATAGCCCTTTTTCTGATAAGGACGAAGCTCCCCTTGCAAACCTTTCGGAAGCGCAGGCACCACCTCGTTCGTAGAGAGGAGACGTTCTAGATATTGTTGAAGCAAGTGATCGACATTGAAATGAACTGTGCGATCCTTGTCTTGTTCCTCAGCCAGTGAAAAGCGCAGAAGGTCTGAAACTTTTCCTCTATCCTTTATATCGACACCGTTATTAGTAAGTTGCTGGTAGACCGATGACAATTTCGCAAGGGGAATATTCACCCACTGGCCGCGATAATTAATAATCTGTCTATGCTCTTTAACCAGTTGTTGAAATACTTCTTTTGGCAGTTGCAAATCCCCTATTGATAATTCCCATTTGAAATTCACAATAGCGTCTAATGAAAAAAAGGAAGAGGCAGAGTGGACTTCCGCATTTAGAGACACATCACTTTCAGAGTAATCCTGCCACTGAAACCAATCCGGAAAACGCAATCGGACCCCATGCTTTCTCAATAGATCCGTTTTGGCAAGCATTTGGTCGATCCAGCTTGACGGCAGAGTCCATTCTGATTCGGTCCATTCACCCGGTAAAGCTAAATCCTCAAAGAGTAATTTTCGGAAAGCTTCCACCCACTTGACGGAGTTGGAATGATTGGTACTTACCTCTTCTAGGGTAAAAATTTCTGATGGCAGAAATTGAAAAGCCGTTTCCTCATCCGAGAAGGGTCTCTCCTCCTCTTCAAAAAAGGAAGAGTCATTAAAACGGTTTAAATAAACCAATTGCTTTCCTTCAACGCCAATAGACACTTCCCATTCCGATTCATACCCAAATGGATCATCAGGTTGAAGGGGATTAAGATCTAACTCTACAGCTTCAGGTTTAATATAAGGAGGCAAATACATCTCTTGAGAAGCCTCATAAAGCTTAACCGCATCAGACCCGGATGCTGATTTGGCATCAATCGAAAGGTATTGTTGTAAAGAGCGATAAACCTCTTTCTTGTGAGGCGATAAAATGCGATCAAATGGCAGCGCCGTATCCGTTAACAGTCCATCGACCCAATGCTGTCCAATCGGGAAGGCATTCGTGACTCGTTTTAACGTAGAAGGCTCGATTAACCCATTCATCTTATTCCTTAATATTTGGTCATTCCATTCATCCAACAATAGGTCTAACCATTGACGGACATGAAAATGTGCCAAACGCTTAGGCGAGAGAGCGGCTCTCGGAATCGTATGCAGCCACTGTTTCACAACGCCTGACACTTCAAGCGGTTTTCTATTTAAAAACCAGCGGGCCTGCGGATAAAGAACGCCTTTAATTTCAGGAAGTGCAAGACCTGGGTAAAAGTGGTAATGCTGATGAAGCAAGTCTAGCCCTTTCGCCACTCTTCCAAAATAGCGAAAGGTTTCGCCATATCTAAATTGAGGATCGGGCGGATCCACAAAACTGTCTGTTACGAAAAACTCAAAAAAACTAATTATAGGAAACAATAAGCCTTGAGTTTCAAGCTCATCATCATCGCTTTCAAAAGTCAGTCTTTGACTGCGATACCCATACTTCTGATAAATATATCGCCATTCAGGCCGTGATAAGAGCTCTGTATGAAGCTGTTCATTCAACCGCTTGTACGGAAGCCCATCCTCATCTGAAAGCCATACAAAAAACGCATAGGTCCACTCTGGATCTGGTAAAAACGTCACATTCAAATAGCGCAAACCGTCTTACACCTTCTCGCTGTTTAAGACTTCTAAATTCTAATATAACACGGAACGATTGCTTTAGGATAGGTCCGAAGCACTTCCCCAATTAAGATAAGCCACGGTAAAAATTTTAGCGTAACGACAATTCCTTATTCGCTCATTTGGAGGCTGATTTCAAGATTGGCGGTAACCACGATTCGCTATTTACTCGGATCAGGCGCCTTTCGCTCTGTTTTTTTGAGTAATAACGTATTCTCGTTACGCCTAATTACTCAAAAGGCCCATTGGAAGACAGATAGCGAATCCTTGTTACGCCTAACTTTTAGTGTAACGTCGTCCCGCTATCCGCTCGGAACAGTGCTTCTTTTGCACTTTGGACCTATCTCCCACCACACCTCTGTTCGCACAGAGTGAGTGGCAAGGCTTCTTATTTCGGATAGCCCAAGCCTTCACGTTTTAGACAGTTTTTATTCAATTTATGGGTTCAAGCCTTGTGTGGCTTTAATTTTTACCCATCACATAATAAAAAAGGAGCTCCCCTTAAAGCAAGAGGGGAACTCCTTTTTGTTATTTACTATACATGGAATAAACCTGAACAAATGGCTGATCCATTCCTGGGCGCTGTACGATCACCGCTTCAGGCTGACTCACTGAATTGATATCGACTTCCACAGGGATGTCTTGTGAGAAAGGAAACTTGTCTTTAATCAGCATAGCAACATAGTTCGCAAAAGAGACCGTTTCGGTTTTATCATAAAACCGCTCGTTAATCGTGACGGTCAATTGCGAAAGATTCCCATTCTTATAAAATCCTTTTCCGATTACACCTATCGAATTCGGGAAGTAGCTTTGGACATCATCTGAGAACTTATTGAACTTGTCACTATCTCCGCGATTCGCATTTGTGGCAGCCGATGACGGGAATAAGAGAACCTGTTCTTTGACATTCGTCCATTTGGAAATGGATGAACTACCTGCTGGGACAGTTGTCTTAGCAAAATAATGTCCCGGGACAAATGAGTTAGGCTCTGATTCTAAATACAACCCAATAAAGATGGGAACCTGACCCAGTCCTTTAATTCCACGGACTTTTTGCAAAATCTTTGTAGCATCCGCTTTGGCTTCAGCCATTGATTTTTTCGTATCTAAAGTGACGTCAACAGGGTAAGTCTTCCCATTGGATTTGTTATACAAATTTTCACTATAGACCGAATTGACCGAAATTCCAAGAGAAATTCCCGACAATTGATAACTATTCCCATTCTTGGTCAAGTAATCTTGTTCTAAAATATAGCTCAAGTATTTCGGTGAATTAGCCGCCTTCTCACCTAGATCCTTTCCTTTGCCAAGGGGCGGGTTAAGCCCGTCTGGATGCGTACCATCTTTGCGGGATAATAAAGAGTCTATAAATGACGTTGACAGATAGCGCCCCTCCTGAAAATAATAGCGGGACGGATCAAATGGTGACTTAGATAAATCTTGAAGCTGCGTCTCGATTTCATCCACATCTACTCGATTAGACACACCGTACAGGATATAGCCTCTCGTATCGCTTGCCGTTTTAGGACGAATTGTTTGGTAATCTTTTTCAGAGGTCTGACTCTGAGGAATAACCGTTAATTGTTGATTTTCTTTTGGGCTATTTTTAATGACCGTTTGTTTTTTGGAGTTGTCTGCCTTTTTATTAAACCAAGAACAGGCAGTTGTGCTCATTAGTAATAAAGTACAAAGGCCAAAAAACAGGATCGGTTTTAAAAAAGCGGTTCGTTTATTACTTCTTCTGCCTGACTTCTGGGTTAATTTATCAGTTAGTTGTTGATTGTTCACATCAAAGCCTCCATTAACTGCGCCTCGGTCCAAATTTCAATACCTAAACTCTCAGCCTTCGTAAGCTTTGAGCCTGCTTCTTCACCAGCAATCACTAAATCGGTTTTCTTGCTGACACTTGAGGTTACCTTACCCCCAAGGCGGCCTATTGCCTCTTCTGCCTCTTTACGAGAAAGCTGCTCAAGCTTGCCGGTTAGCACGACCGTTTTATTAAGGAAAGGGGAGTCCTCAATCAACGTGGCATCAACCGCCTGTCCCTTATAGACCATATTGACTCCCAATTCCTTCAATTCCCCAAGCAAGTCTTGAACCTCATCACTTTTAAAATAGGTGACAAGCGAGTCCGCCATCTTCTCACCAATCTCTTCAACCTCAAGAAGGGCTTCTTCAGAGGCTTCTGCCAAGGCGTCCATTGAACCAAAATGGGCAGCGAGGGTTCGAGCCGCTTTTTCCCCAACAAAACGGATACCCAATCCCACTAATAAACGTTCAAGGGAATTTTCTTTGGAAGCCTGAATAGCTTCCAGTAGGTTGTTAACCGATTTCTCACCCATTCTTTCAAGCTGAATGAGTTGATCAAAGGTGAGTTTATAGAGATCGGCGACATCTTCTATTAAATTATTTTCAAACAAGGCGGTTATCACTTTCTCACCTAATCCGTCTATATTCATAGCGTTTCGCGAGACAAAATGAATCAAGCCTTCTCGTATTTGAGCGGGGCATTTTGGGTTGAGACATCTTAATGCCACTTCCCCTTCAATCCGAACAAGCTTACTGCCGCATTCCGGACATGTTTCAGGCATGGAAAAAGGCGCTTCATTTCCTGTTCGTCGATCAGTCAATACATTTACGACTTCAGGGATGATGTCACCCGCCTTTTTGATGACCACTGAATCGCCAATCCGTATATCCTTTTCACGAATTAAATCCTCGTTGTGAAGCGAGGCGCGCTTGACGGTTGTACCGGCTACTTGAACAGGTGTCAAAACGGCCGTCGGTGTTACGACTCCCGTACGCCCCACATTCAGCTCAATGTCCTCAAGTACGGTCACCACTTCTTCAGCTGGAAATTTGTAGGCAATCGCCCAGCGCGGACTTTTTGCCGTAAATCCAAGCTCCTGCTGTTGATGCAGATCATCCACTTTTATTACAATTCCATCAATTTCATAAGGGAGATTTGGTCGCCCGACTGTCCACTTTTCAATAAATGCCATCACTTCCTCAACCGACTCGCACCGTTCCCATTCAGGATTCGTTCGCAGGCCAATAGATTGCATCCATTTAAGCCCCTCACTATGCGCTTCAATGTGCTGAGGATACCCCTCCCCTAATGCATATAAAAAGATATCGAGATTCCGACTCGCTGTAATCCGCGGATCTAATTGTCTCAAGGAACCTGCTGCTGCATTCCGAGGGTTAGCAAAAAGGGCCTCCCCATTTTCCTCGCGCTGTTCATTAAGAGAAACGAAAGAGCGCTTTGGCATGTAGGCTTCACCACGTACCTCAACCGACACAGGTTCTTTTAAGACCAAGGGGATAGAGCGAATGGTTTTTAAATTCGTCGTAATATCTTCACCTGTCGTGCCATCTCCCCTTGTTGCTCCAAGAACAAATTGGCCATTCTCGTAGGTTAGCGATACGGCCAGCCCGTCAATTTTCAATTCACAGACATAAGCCACACGTTCTCCAACCGCTTGGCGGACTCGGCGGTCAAATTCACGCAGATCCTGTTCATTGAAGGCATTGCCAAGGCTCAGCATAGGAGAACGATGCACGACTTTACTGAAGCCTTTAAGGGGTTCCCCACCTACTCGCTGGGTGGGTGAATCCGGTGTGATCCATTCAGGGTGCTCGGATTCAAGCTGGATCAATTCATTCAAGAGCCGGTCATACTCCGAATCGGGTACGCTTGGCTGATCCAGCACATAGTATTCATAAGCATATTGATTAAGCGTCTTTTTTAGAGCCTCTAACCGTTCATTCACATTATCCAAAAGGAATCCGCTCCTCTTACACTTTTTCAATAGGTGCAAAGGTCGCAAGCAGGCGCTTAAGACCTATTGGTTTTGGGAAGGCAATATCAAGTTCGATGCCCTCCGCTTCGCCCTTTAGACTCACAACTGTGCCAATCCCCCACTTTTTGTGGCTCACTTTATCACCTACGGACCAAGCTTGAGAAGGGTTGATGGTTTTCTTAGGAATAAAGGTTTGACGTTGAGAGGTGCCATGATTTGTTGTTGAACCGCGGCCGCCCCAAGGAACAGGCTTCATCTGGAGTCCATCATTTTCAATGAGTTCTTGTGGAATTTCCGCTATGAAACGTGAAACAGGATTCATATTGGTCTTACCAAAAAGTGTGCGCGATCTGGCATTCGTTAAGAACAACCGTTTTTCAGCCCGTGTTATTCCTACATAGGCTAGGCGCCGTTCTTCTTCCATTTCTTCTTCATCCATAATCGCTCGAATATGAGGGAAAATCCCTTCCTCCATTCCAGCCAAGAAGACAACCGGAAACTCAAGTCCTTTTGCTGCATGAAGCGTCATAAGCGTGACACCTTCTTGAGTCTTTTCACCTGTCTCTTCTTCTGCTCCATAATCGGCATCCAGAGCAAGCTCGGTCAAGAACGAAATAAGTGACTTATCCTCATGGTTCTTTTCAAAGTCTTGGGTAACAGATAAAAACTCTTCAAGGTTCTCAAGACGGCTTTCTGCTTCTAGTGTCTTTTCATCCTTAAGCGATTGTTTATAACCGGTCTTATCTAATACCTCTTCAACTAATTCTGTTACGGATAAATAATCCTGCATGGTACTCCAATTCAAAATTTGTTCAGCAAAATGAACTAGAGCCTGTGCCGCCTTCTTAGACACATTGGTCTCTTCGATTTCTTGAATTGCTTGTACCAAGGAGAGGTCGTGAGCCAGGGCATGTTCGGCAAGGCGGTCTAGTGAAGCGGCGCCAATCCCTCTCTTAGGAACATTAACAACACGAGCAAAACTGATGTCGTCATCCGGGTTCGCAATGAGTCGCAAATAGGCAAGGAGATCCTTAATTTCTTTACGTTCATAGAACTTTGTCCCTCCTACCATTCGATAGGGGATATTCGCTTTTACAAGCATCTCCTCGACCACACGAGACTGAGCATTTGTGCGATAGAGAATCGCCATATCCTTATGCTCGAGCCCTTCCTCTTGACGAATCTTATTGATTTGCCCAGTAATATATCGGGCTTCATCATGTTCATTATCCCCATGATAATAGGCAATGGCAGCCCCATCTTGATTCTCAGTCCACAATTTCTTAGGTCTTCGATTCGGGTTATTCTCAATAACATGATTCGCAGCCTCAAGAATTTTCTTAGTCGAGCGATAGTTCTGTTCAAGCAAAATCACTTTAGCATCGGGATAATCCTCTTCAAATGATAAAATGTTTTTAATATCTGCTCCGCGCCAACGGTAAATGGACTGATCGCTGTCACCTACAACACATAAATTACGAAGGCGAGCAGCCAAAAGTTTTACTAATGTATATTGTGCACGGTTGGTATCCTGATACTCATCCACATGAATGTACTGGAATTTCTTTTGATAAAATTGAAGCGCATCTGGCACCCGATTAAACAACTGAATGGTTGTCATAATTAAGTCATCAAAGTCGAGTGATTGATTCTTCCGCAGCCGCTTTTCGTATTCGAGGTAGGCGTCTCTTGCCACCTGGTCATATGGACCTGTCGCGTTTTTGGCAAATTCATCGGCAGTTATCAGTTCATTTTTTGCAGAACTGATCGTACCAAGGACACTCCTCGGCGTGAATTTCTTCACATCCACATTTTGGTCCTTCAAAATTTGCTTCATGACAGACAGTTGGTCCGTCCCATCCAATATTGAGAAATTACGGCTGATTCCGATGCGATCTGCATCTCGCCTTAAGATCCTCACGCACATTGAGTGAAAGGTCGAGACCCATAGATCATTTGCAAGCGGCCCGGTCAAAGCGATTAAGCGATTTTGCATTTCCTTAGCCGCTTTATTTGTAAAGGTGATGGCTAAGATGTTCCATGGTGCCACTTCTTTTTCAATTAATAAATAAGCAATGCGATGGGTAAGAACACGCGTCTTTCCGCTTCCGGCCCCCGCCATGAGAAGCAATGGGCCTTGGGTAGTCTTAACCGCTTCTTTTTGTGGTGGATTAAGTCCTTTAAATAAATCATTTGCCATTCCCTGCATGGCGTTCACACTCCTTCTGTTCGTTTCTTCACATCTTGAACGGCCTTAACCGTCTTAAGGGCCGCCTTTAAGTCCTCATAGATCAAATTCCCGACTATCACAACATCCGCCCAGTTTGCCATTTCCTCAGCCTGCTCTGAGCTTGAGATCCCGCCTCCGTAAAAAAGGGTTGCTTGTTTAAGCCTTTGTTTAACTTTTTTAACAAGTTCAGGACTGCCGTAGGTGCCGCTGTACTCCAAATAAAGGATGGGCAAATGAAACAATTGATCGGCAAGCTGCGCATAGGCCGCAACAGCCTCTCCATCAAGGGAAGTATCTGCCTTTGTCAACTCGGCAACCTTTGCTTTAGGATTGAGTACAATATAGCCTTCTGCTGCAATTTCTTCCCAATCTAAAGTATGACCGTACTCTTTAAGAGCAGATTGCTGATGACCGACTATCCATTTTGGGTCCTGTGCATTTAACACAGTTGGGACAAAATAGAAATCAAATCCAGGTGTCACGGCGTCCAGGTTAGATATTTCAAGGGCACAATCCACGGAATATTGGCGAATTCGGCTTAGTAAATGAAGCGTGTTGTCAAGCGTCACTCCATCAGTACCGCCAACTACTACCGCATCCGTACCCGATTCACAAATCTGTTCAAGAGCATCGTCACCTATAGGACGATTGGGGTCTAGTTTAAATACATGCCCCCATGATTTATATAAACTCATTTAGCTTGTCCTCTCAAATTACTCTGATA
This region includes:
- the pcrA gene encoding DNA helicase PcrA — translated: MQGMANDLFKGLNPPQKEAVKTTQGPLLLMAGAGSGKTRVLTHRIAYLLIEKEVAPWNILAITFTNKAAKEMQNRLIALTGPLANDLWVSTFHSMCVRILRRDADRIGISRNFSILDGTDQLSVMKQILKDQNVDVKKFTPRSVLGTISSAKNELITADEFAKNATGPYDQVARDAYLEYEKRLRKNQSLDFDDLIMTTIQLFNRVPDALQFYQKKFQYIHVDEYQDTNRAQYTLVKLLAARLRNLCVVGDSDQSIYRWRGADIKNILSFEEDYPDAKVILLEQNYRSTKKILEAANHVIENNPNRRPKKLWTENQDGAAIAYYHGDNEHDEARYITGQINKIRQEEGLEHKDMAILYRTNAQSRVVEEMLVKANIPYRMVGGTKFYERKEIKDLLAYLRLIANPDDDISFARVVNVPKRGIGAASLDRLAEHALAHDLSLVQAIQEIEETNVSKKAAQALVHFAEQILNWSTMQDYLSVTELVEEVLDKTGYKQSLKDEKTLEAESRLENLEEFLSVTQDFEKNHEDKSLISFLTELALDADYGAEEETGEKTQEGVTLMTLHAAKGLEFPVVFLAGMEEGIFPHIRAIMDEEEMEEERRLAYVGITRAEKRLFLTNARSRTLFGKTNMNPVSRFIAEIPQELIENDGLQMKPVPWGGRGSTTNHGTSQRQTFIPKKTINPSQAWSVGDKVSHKKWGIGTVVSLKGEAEGIELDIAFPKPIGLKRLLATFAPIEKV
- the ligA gene encoding NAD-dependent DNA ligase LigA: MDNVNERLEALKKTLNQYAYEYYVLDQPSVPDSEYDRLLNELIQLESEHPEWITPDSPTQRVGGEPLKGFSKVVHRSPMLSLGNAFNEQDLREFDRRVRQAVGERVAYVCELKIDGLAVSLTYENGQFVLGATRGDGTTGEDITTNLKTIRSIPLVLKEPVSVEVRGEAYMPKRSFVSLNEQREENGEALFANPRNAAAGSLRQLDPRITASRNLDIFLYALGEGYPQHIEAHSEGLKWMQSIGLRTNPEWERCESVEEVMAFIEKWTVGRPNLPYEIDGIVIKVDDLHQQQELGFTAKSPRWAIAYKFPAEEVVTVLEDIELNVGRTGVVTPTAVLTPVQVAGTTVKRASLHNEDLIREKDIRIGDSVVIKKAGDIIPEVVNVLTDRRTGNEAPFSMPETCPECGSKLVRIEGEVALRCLNPKCPAQIREGLIHFVSRNAMNIDGLGEKVITALFENNLIEDVADLYKLTFDQLIQLERMGEKSVNNLLEAIQASKENSLERLLVGLGIRFVGEKAARTLAAHFGSMDALAEASEEALLEVEEIGEKMADSLVTYFKSDEVQDLLGELKELGVNMVYKGQAVDATLIEDSPFLNKTVVLTGKLEQLSRKEAEEAIGRLGGKVTSSVSKKTDLVIAGEEAGSKLTKAESLGIEIWTEAQLMEALM
- a CDS encoding CamS family sex pheromone protein, yielding MNNQQLTDKLTQKSGRRSNKRTAFLKPILFFGLCTLLLMSTTACSWFNKKADNSKKQTVIKNSPKENQQLTVIPQSQTSEKDYQTIRPKTASDTRGYILYGVSNRVDVDEIETQLQDLSKSPFDPSRYYFQEGRYLSTSFIDSLLSRKDGTHPDGLNPPLGKGKDLGEKAANSPKYLSYILEQDYLTKNGNSYQLSGISLGISVNSVYSENLYNKSNGKTYPVDVTLDTKKSMAEAKADATKILQKVRGIKGLGQVPIFIGLYLESEPNSFVPGHYFAKTTVPAGSSSISKWTNVKEQVLLFPSSAATNANRGDSDKFNKFSDDVQSYFPNSIGVIGKGFYKNGNLSQLTVTINERFYDKTETVSFANYVAMLIKDKFPFSQDIPVEVDINSVSQPEAVIVQRPGMDQPFVQVYSMYSK
- a CDS encoding heptaprenylglyceryl phosphate synthase, with the translated sequence MSLYKSWGHVFKLDPNRPIGDDALEQICESGTDAVVVGGTDGVTLDNTLHLLSRIRQYSVDCALEISNLDAVTPGFDFYFVPTVLNAQDPKWIVGHQQSALKEYGHTLDWEEIAAEGYIVLNPKAKVAELTKADTSLDGEAVAAYAQLADQLFHLPILYLEYSGTYGSPELVKKVKQRLKQATLFYGGGISSSEQAEEMANWADVVIVGNLIYEDLKAALKTVKAVQDVKKRTEGV
- a CDS encoding DEAD/DEAH box helicase, which produces MRYLNVTFLPDPEWTYAFFVWLSDEDGLPYKRLNEQLHTELLSRPEWRYIYQKYGYRSQRLTFESDDDELETQGLLFPIISFFEFFVTDSFVDPPDPQFRYGETFRYFGRVAKGLDLLHQHYHFYPGLALPEIKGVLYPQARWFLNRKPLEVSGVVKQWLHTIPRAALSPKRLAHFHVRQWLDLLLDEWNDQILRNKMNGLIEPSTLKRVTNAFPIGQHWVDGLLTDTALPFDRILSPHKKEVYRSLQQYLSIDAKSASGSDAVKLYEASQEMYLPPYIKPEAVELDLNPLQPDDPFGYESEWEVSIGVEGKQLVYLNRFNDSSFFEEEERPFSDEETAFQFLPSEIFTLEEVSTNHSNSVKWVEAFRKLLFEDLALPGEWTESEWTLPSSWIDQMLAKTDLLRKHGVRLRFPDWFQWQDYSESDVSLNAEVHSASSFFSLDAIVNFKWELSIGDLQLPKEVFQQLVKEHRQIINYRGQWVNIPLAKLSSVYQQLTNNGVDIKDRGKVSDLLRFSLAEEQDKDRTVHFNVDHLLQQYLERLLSTNEVVPALPKGLQGELRPYQKKGYAWLWNLRTKGVGGCLADDMGLGKTIQTIAYLSKLKEEKVSLPALIVCPTSVMGNWRRELKQFAPQLQTLLHHGGNRHNEADLITELDQIDVVITSYTLSVKDVDSLGAREWSAIILDEAQAIKNPASQKSRVLKQYRAHHKLALTGTPIENRLEELWSIMDFINPGYLGSLAGFRRGFINPIEKRKDNDRSTLLKRLIHPFLLRREKTDKTVIQDLPGKREENIYCHLTEAQASLYQSVVDRLMERVKTVHGMERRGLILSTLTRLKQVCNHPDLITKEIEQRGHSGKLDALFQLLPDILKRQESILIFTQYVKMGHLLEAELSQHFPEVPISFLYGGVDVKRREAMIHRFQSTKNGPAIFILSLKAGGFGLNLTAANHVVHYDRWWNPAVENQATDRSYRIGQTENVHVYKLICEGTLEMQIDDLLEKKKSLSDQILGRGDSWVTELNDEEVYELVRLRNKVLRG